The following are encoded together in the Archocentrus centrarchus isolate MPI-CPG fArcCen1 chromosome 23, fArcCen1, whole genome shotgun sequence genome:
- the lrguk gene encoding leucine-rich repeat and guanylate kinase domain-containing protein isoform X1, with protein sequence MTELTDEQSSSASLSCCPPGSPSDAVSAETPTCREPEENGGMEVKKMPLYKRSGKITQHSKKDGVLTTEMVSSRISQLGRFGTGLQHSFYNLSLPSHNLSDISVLCSYVHLKKLELPHNKIQDLSCVSHMPYLVMLDASHNEISSFFEFQPPKSLKEVNFSHNRMTKMKDLSDCVLLTKLDLDYNSFCEISGLEQCCRLTHLSLAHNKISKISGLGSLPLTHLCLRGNQLERIEGLEHLKSLQVLDLSQNRITSLSGLQNLHLLGSINLEKNLISEIQECKHVHDLLLLRDLNLLGNPVQEQPDYKLAVIFLLQHLTVLDQEKVTAEEKVSSVNKYDPPMDVVAARDHMTHLVYQLMQPQILYESTLPSADSPYPMLVLTGPRGCGKRELAHRLCQEFNKYFAYGICHTTRGPYFGEENGLDYHFVSQEVFQNMIHMGKFIQTIQYGGHSYGLTRDAIEDVAREGLACCVHMELEGVFSLKKSYFEPRYILLIPTQVEKYIGHLKSRGLYTPAQIDIAVSRIQLYANTSSQRPGFFDTVIPCDDWEEAYQKLRQAVKEYLLLEELEEGENNRASPDNTSTGHIPEEKPPSPLSRSGLALTSHPATALDPSDLSYRSHFIKIQAELGPQKSSAELASIRRREQLVREALVGKSPGVYSQLFKSSAQPASSVHIDDSGNLVHEDSSSDDSRASSALSVPSSAGAFSGLVELLHISVTGHALETLRDHVPSSQTPNDPHPGADQLAAAVSPSSDRRPGSNVKPILPPIPTGRRTPAAPSLSPSPSPNPAVEEGRDANTEG encoded by the exons GTAAAGAAGATGCCCTTGTACAAGAGGTCTGGGAAaataacacagcacagcaag AAGGATGGTGTTTTAACTACTGAGATGGTCTCAAGCAGAATATCCCAACTTGGACGCTTTGGCACTGGGCTGCAGCACTCATTCTACAACCTTTCTCTGCCT AGTCACAATCTTAGTGACATATCTGTGCTGTGCAGTTATGTCCATCTTAAAAAACTGGAACTGCCACACAACAAAATTCAAG ATTTATCCTGCGTGAGTCACATGCCCTACCTTGTCATGCTGGACGCTTCCCATAATGAAATCTCGAGCTTCTTTGAATTCCAGCCACCCAAGAGCCTAAAG GAGGTGAACTTCTCCCACAACCGCATGACAAAAATGAAGGATTTGTCAGACTGTGTGTTGTTAACTAAACTGGATCTAGACT ACAACAGCTTTTGTGAGAtcagtggtcttgagcagtgtTGCAGGCTCACCCATCTCAGCCTGGCGCACAACAAGATCTCAAAGATCAGTGGCTTGGGCAGTCTACCTCTCACACACCTCTGCCTT agggggaaccagctGGAGAGGATTGAAGGGTTAGAACACCTGAAGAGCCTACAGGTTCTCGATTTGTCTCAGAATCGCATCACCAGTCTTTCAGGCCTCCAGAACCTTCATCTGCTAGGCTCCATCAACCTGGAGAAAAACCTG ATCAGTGAAATTCAAGAGTGCAAGCATGTTCATGACCTTTTACTGTTAAGGGACCTCAATCTGCTGGGAAACCCTGTGCAG GAACAACCCGATTACAAGCTGGCAGTCATCTTCCTCCTTCAGCATCTGACTGTGCTGGACCAAGAGAAAGTCACTGCTGAAGAAAAG GTGTCATCAGTAAACAAGTATGATCCTCCTATGGATGTGGTGGCAGCCAGGGATCACATGACCCACCTAGTGTATCAGCTGATGCAGCCCCAGATCCTTTATGAAAG CACACTTCCCAGTGCAGACTCTCCCTACCCCATGCTGGTGCTGACAGGTCCTCGAGGCTGTGGGAAGAGAGAGCTGGCTCACAGACTGTGTCAAGAGTTCAACAAATACTTTGCTTATGG AATCTGTCACACCACAAGGGGTCCGTACTTTGGAGAGGAGAATGGACTCGATTACCATTTTGTCAGTCAGGAGGTCTTTCAGAACATGATTCACATG GGTAAGTTTATCCAGACCATACAGTATGGGGGGCATAGTTATGGACTCACCAGGGACGCCATAGAGGATGTGGCTAGAGAAGGATTGGCCTGCTGTGTGCATATGGAGCTGGAG GGTGTTTTCAGTCTGAAGAAGAGCTACTTTGAGCCTCGATACATCCTGCTCATCCCTACCCAGGTCGAGAAGTACAtaggccaccttaaaagccgtgGACTCTACACCCCAGCACAGATTGATATAGCAGTGTCACGCATACAGCTCTACGCTAACACCAGCAGTCAACGTCCAGGATTCTTCGATACTGTTATCCCCTGTG ATGACTGGGAAGAAGCCTACCAGAAGCTGAGGCAGGCAGTGAAGGAGTACTTGTTgctagaggagctggaggaaggAGAAAACAACAGAGCATCCCCTGACAACACCTCCACAG GTCATATTCCAGAAGAGAAGCCACCCTCACCCCTGTCAAGGTCAGGGTTGGCACTCACATCCCACCCGGCCACAGCTCTGGACCCCTCAGATCTCTCCTACAGATCACATTTTATCAAGATCCAAGCAGAGCTTGGTCCTCAAAAGAGTTCCGCT GAGCTAGCTTCCATCAGAAGGCGTGAGCAGCTGGTGAGGGAGGCTTTAGTGGGGAAGAGTCCAGGGGTTTACAGCCAGCTCTTCAAAAG ttctgcACAACCAGCATCATCTGTGCATATTGATGATTCTGGTAACCTTGTTCATGAGGATAGCAG CTCGGATGATTCTCGTGCCAGCTCAGCTTTGTCTGTGCCCAGTTCAGCCGGTGCCTTTTCTGGCTTAGTGGAACTGCTACATATCTCAGTCACAGGACATGCTTTGGAAACACTCAGAG ATCACGTGCCATCGAGCCAAACACCTAATGACCCCCATCCAGGAGCAGATCAGCTAGCTGCAGCTGTGTCCCCCTCTTCTGACAGGCGCCCAGGCTCCAACGTTAAACCCATCCTACCCCCAATCCCCACTGGGCGCAGGACCCCCGCAGCACCAAGCCTATCTCCTTCACCCAGCCCAAACCCAGCAGTCGAAGAGGGAAGAGATGCAAACACGGAGGGATAG
- the lrguk gene encoding leucine-rich repeat and guanylate kinase domain-containing protein isoform X2 — MTELTDEQSSSASLSCCPPGSPSDAVSAETPTCREPEENGGMEVKKMPLYKRSGKITQHSKKDGVLTTEMVSSRISQLGRFGTGLQHSFYNLSLPSHNLSDISVLCSYVHLKKLELPHNKIQDLSCVSHMPYLVMLDASHNEISSFFEFQPPKSLKEVNFSHNRMTKMKDLSDCVLLTKLDLDYNSFCEISGLEQCCRLTHLSLAHNKISKISGLGSLPLTHLCLRGNQLERIEGLEHLKSLQVLDLSQNRITSLSGLQNLHLLGSINLEKNLISEIQECKHVHDLLLLRDLNLLGNPVQEQPDYKLAVIFLLQHLTVLDQEKVTAEEKVSSVNKYDPPMDVVAARDHMTHLVYQLMQPQILYESTLPSADSPYPMLVLTGPRGCGKRELAHRLCQEFNKYFAYGICHTTRGPYFGEENGLDYHFVSQEVFQNMIHMGKFIQTIQYGGHSYGLTRDAIEDVAREGLACCVHMELEGVFSLKKSYFEPRYILLIPTQVEKYIGHLKSRGLYTPAQIDIAVSRIQLYANTSSQRPGFFDTVIPCDDWEEAYQKLRQAVKEYLLLEELEEGENNRASPDNTSTGHIPEEKPPSPLSRSGLALTSHPATALDPSDLSYRSHFIKIQAELGPQKSSAELASIRRREQLVREALVGKSPGVYSQLFKSSAQPASSVHIDDSGNLVHEDSRSRAIEPNT, encoded by the exons GTAAAGAAGATGCCCTTGTACAAGAGGTCTGGGAAaataacacagcacagcaag AAGGATGGTGTTTTAACTACTGAGATGGTCTCAAGCAGAATATCCCAACTTGGACGCTTTGGCACTGGGCTGCAGCACTCATTCTACAACCTTTCTCTGCCT AGTCACAATCTTAGTGACATATCTGTGCTGTGCAGTTATGTCCATCTTAAAAAACTGGAACTGCCACACAACAAAATTCAAG ATTTATCCTGCGTGAGTCACATGCCCTACCTTGTCATGCTGGACGCTTCCCATAATGAAATCTCGAGCTTCTTTGAATTCCAGCCACCCAAGAGCCTAAAG GAGGTGAACTTCTCCCACAACCGCATGACAAAAATGAAGGATTTGTCAGACTGTGTGTTGTTAACTAAACTGGATCTAGACT ACAACAGCTTTTGTGAGAtcagtggtcttgagcagtgtTGCAGGCTCACCCATCTCAGCCTGGCGCACAACAAGATCTCAAAGATCAGTGGCTTGGGCAGTCTACCTCTCACACACCTCTGCCTT agggggaaccagctGGAGAGGATTGAAGGGTTAGAACACCTGAAGAGCCTACAGGTTCTCGATTTGTCTCAGAATCGCATCACCAGTCTTTCAGGCCTCCAGAACCTTCATCTGCTAGGCTCCATCAACCTGGAGAAAAACCTG ATCAGTGAAATTCAAGAGTGCAAGCATGTTCATGACCTTTTACTGTTAAGGGACCTCAATCTGCTGGGAAACCCTGTGCAG GAACAACCCGATTACAAGCTGGCAGTCATCTTCCTCCTTCAGCATCTGACTGTGCTGGACCAAGAGAAAGTCACTGCTGAAGAAAAG GTGTCATCAGTAAACAAGTATGATCCTCCTATGGATGTGGTGGCAGCCAGGGATCACATGACCCACCTAGTGTATCAGCTGATGCAGCCCCAGATCCTTTATGAAAG CACACTTCCCAGTGCAGACTCTCCCTACCCCATGCTGGTGCTGACAGGTCCTCGAGGCTGTGGGAAGAGAGAGCTGGCTCACAGACTGTGTCAAGAGTTCAACAAATACTTTGCTTATGG AATCTGTCACACCACAAGGGGTCCGTACTTTGGAGAGGAGAATGGACTCGATTACCATTTTGTCAGTCAGGAGGTCTTTCAGAACATGATTCACATG GGTAAGTTTATCCAGACCATACAGTATGGGGGGCATAGTTATGGACTCACCAGGGACGCCATAGAGGATGTGGCTAGAGAAGGATTGGCCTGCTGTGTGCATATGGAGCTGGAG GGTGTTTTCAGTCTGAAGAAGAGCTACTTTGAGCCTCGATACATCCTGCTCATCCCTACCCAGGTCGAGAAGTACAtaggccaccttaaaagccgtgGACTCTACACCCCAGCACAGATTGATATAGCAGTGTCACGCATACAGCTCTACGCTAACACCAGCAGTCAACGTCCAGGATTCTTCGATACTGTTATCCCCTGTG ATGACTGGGAAGAAGCCTACCAGAAGCTGAGGCAGGCAGTGAAGGAGTACTTGTTgctagaggagctggaggaaggAGAAAACAACAGAGCATCCCCTGACAACACCTCCACAG GTCATATTCCAGAAGAGAAGCCACCCTCACCCCTGTCAAGGTCAGGGTTGGCACTCACATCCCACCCGGCCACAGCTCTGGACCCCTCAGATCTCTCCTACAGATCACATTTTATCAAGATCCAAGCAGAGCTTGGTCCTCAAAAGAGTTCCGCT GAGCTAGCTTCCATCAGAAGGCGTGAGCAGCTGGTGAGGGAGGCTTTAGTGGGGAAGAGTCCAGGGGTTTACAGCCAGCTCTTCAAAAG ttctgcACAACCAGCATCATCTGTGCATATTGATGATTCTGGTAACCTTGTTCATGAGGATAGCAG ATCACGTGCCATCGAGCCAAACACCTAA